CTTCCGATTCCTTCCATTCTCCCTTTTTCGTGTCATAGCCTTTATTCAACACTTTAATTGTGCCATCCTCGTTCAGCGAATATTCCGCAGTAACTTGGTTCATGTCCTTCTCATGCTTAAAGTCAAAGCGTGCTATCTCATACCATTTTCCCACATAGGATTTAATGTCGAAATTGTCCACAACATTGACCCCTGGAGGTACTTTCACCGATTTACATGCGCCGATCAGAAATGGGGCAATTAATATAGCTGAGCCCAACGCTATTTTAAGACAGGTTTTATAATTCATAGTATGTGTTTCTTAATTAAACAACTTCTAGGATATAATAGTTTGCTTTAGCTATGAAATTTAGGATTCTGACGAAGAGGGGTGCTATATGCTGTGGGCTTTTAGAAGCAGTGAGAGATAGGCAAGTTAAACCTTAAGCCCGCCCAATCCCAGAATAATTACTAATAAGACCTCAACGTCTATTCGGGACCAGGCAAGTTTAAGGAAATTAATAGGGCAAATTGTCTTCGTCAATTTGCTGTTTAAACAAAAAGTAATTCTAGAGACCGATTTTCCCCTCGGCCCAATAGGGATAAGTTTGTATCTGTTTATTGCTGTATCCTTTTCGGATAAGTTCCTTTCGGAATTGCTGAATCGTCCTGGT
The DNA window shown above is from Sphingobacterium hotanense and carries:
- a CDS encoding lipocalin family protein, which codes for MNYKTCLKIALGSAILIAPFLIGACKSVKVPPGVNVVDNFDIKSYVGKWYEIARFDFKHEKDMNQVTAEYSLNEDGTIKVLNKGYDTKKGEWKESEGKADFVGDPTKGALKVSFFGPFYSGYNVVAMDPAYENVLVFGESTDYIWFLSRNKTMPERVKEAFVKKAMDAGYDMSRLVWTEQN